A DNA window from Candidatus Methylomirabilota bacterium contains the following coding sequences:
- a CDS encoding ABC transporter ATP-binding protein → MAAILEVKEIYTSYGLSQVLFGVSLAVAAGECVCLVGRNGVGKTTTMRSIMGLTPARQGHVVWKGRDITGREPYEIAGLGIGFVPEDRRIFADLTVWENLDVAARVRGGDRGGNQGWTLERVFDLFPKLRELVNRQGGFLSGGEQQMLTIARTLMGNPELLLLDEPSEGLAPLVVDHLKEQIGRLAREGMTILLAEQNVDFCLDLADRVYVLEKGHIRYEGTARAFREDESIRAQYLAL, encoded by the coding sequence ATGGCCGCCATCCTCGAGGTGAAGGAGATCTACACCTCCTACGGTCTCTCGCAGGTGCTCTTCGGGGTCTCCCTCGCGGTGGCCGCGGGCGAGTGCGTATGCCTGGTGGGGAGAAACGGAGTGGGCAAGACCACGACCATGCGGAGCATCATGGGCCTGACCCCGGCGCGCCAGGGACACGTCGTGTGGAAAGGGCGGGACATCACCGGCCGCGAGCCCTACGAGATCGCGGGGCTCGGCATCGGCTTCGTTCCCGAGGACCGCCGCATCTTCGCCGACCTGACCGTGTGGGAGAACCTCGACGTCGCCGCGCGTGTCCGCGGGGGCGACCGGGGGGGAAATCAGGGCTGGACCCTCGAGCGGGTCTTCGATCTCTTCCCCAAGCTTCGCGAGCTGGTAAACCGGCAGGGCGGCTTCCTCTCCGGCGGCGAGCAGCAGATGCTGACGATCGCGCGCACCCTGATGGGCAACCCCGAGCTCCTGCTCCTGGACGAGCCCTCGGAAGGGCTGGCCCCGCTCGTGGTCGACCATCTCAAGGAGCAGATCGGCCGCCTGGCCCGGGAGGGGATGACCATCCTCCTCGCCGAGCAGAACGTGGACTTCTGTCTCGATCTGGCCGACCGCGTCTACGTCCTCGAGAAGGGGCATATCCGCTACGAGGGCACGGCCCGTGCTTTCCGGGA